A genomic window from Silene latifolia isolate original U9 population chromosome 11, ASM4854445v1, whole genome shotgun sequence includes:
- the LOC141613022 gene encoding uncharacterized protein LOC141613022 produces the protein MPEPKNLKELRGLQGRLAYIRRFISNLAGRCQPFSHLMKKDAIFQWDDKCHNAFESIKKKASYPLHRSTRTFTGALCAQENEDKKERALYYLSRTLVGAELNYSPIEKICLALVFAIQKLRHYIQAHTVHVISKDYPIKYILSRPVLSGRLAKWAVLLKQYDLVHVPQKAIKGQALADFLADHPVPAKWELQDDLPGEEIFYVDVLPPWQMYFDGAARCDGAGAGVIFLSPEGHVLPYSFVLTELCSNNVAEYQALILGLQMAIEIGVKDLDIFGDSLLVVNQALDEFEVKKDDLIPYHQYAIQLLNKLDCVHIGHVPRSANKLADALANLAATFALGAEEVTTIPVCNCWVVPPLEGGEIAETSNMISVNHDNDDWRQPIIDFLEHQKLPDDPRHKVEIRRRAPRFIYYKGILYRRSFLGNG, from the exons ATGCCAGAGCCTAAAAATTTAAAGGAGCTTCGTGGTCTACAAGGTCGTTTAGCTTACATTCGTAGGTTCATCTCTAACCTCGCGGGACGCTGTCAGCCATTCAGTCATCTTATGAAGAAGGATGCTATATTTCAATGGGATGATAAATGTCATAATGCCTTTGAAAGTATCAAAAA GAAGGCCTCTTATCCTCTACATCGCAGCACAAGAACGTTCACTGGGGCATTATGTGCTCAAGAGAATGAAGATAAGAAGGAGAGGGCTCTCTATTACCTAAGTCGAACTTTGGTGGGAGCTGAACTGAATTACTCTCCAATCGAGAAAATATGCTTGGCTTTGGTTTTCGCAATTCAAAAACTAAGGCACTACATACAGGCACATACTGTCCATGTAATTTCAAAGGATTATCCTATCAAGTATATACTCTCAAGGCCAGTCTTGTCCGGTCGTCTAGCAAAGTGGGCAGTTCTACTCAAACAGTATGACTTGGTCCATGTGCCTCAAAAGGCAATCAAAGGGCAAGCTTTAGCTGACTTCCTTGCTGATCACCCAGTCCCCGCGAAATGGGAACTTCAGGATGATCTTCCTGGTGAAGAGATATTCTATGTGGATGTACTTCCACCATGGCAAATGTATTTTGATGGTGCAGCAAGATGTGATGGAGCCGGAGCTGGTGTTATATTCTTGTCTCCCGAAGGTCATGTGTTGCCTTACTCCTTTGTGCTCACTGAATTATGCTCAAATAATGTGGCCGAGTATCAAGCTTTAATCTTAGGCCTTCAGATGGCGATTGAAATAGGGGTCAAGGATTTAGACATTTTTGGAGATTCCTTGTTGGTGGTCAACCAAGCCCTTGATGAATTCGAAGTGAAGAAAGATGATCTCATTCCCTACCATCAATATGCAATCCAGTTACTTAACAAGTTGGATTGTGTTCATATTGGACATGTGCcaaggagtgccaataagttggctGACGCGCTTGCTAATCTTGCAGCCACTTTTGCACTGGGGGCAGAGGAAGTCACGACAATTCCAGTTTGCAACTGTTGGGTAGTACCGCCGCTAGAAGGAGGAGAAATTGCAGAGACATCTAATATGATTAGTGTCAACCACGATAATGATGATTGGCGGCAACCTATCATCGATTTCTTAGAGCATCAAAAGCTTCCTGATGACCCTAGACATAAAGTAGAGATTCGTCGTCGTGCTCCAAGGTTCATATATTATAAGGGAATACTTTACAGACGATCGTTCCTCGGGAATGGCTAA